The following are encoded together in the Peromyscus maniculatus bairdii isolate BWxNUB_F1_BW_parent chromosome 22, HU_Pman_BW_mat_3.1, whole genome shotgun sequence genome:
- the Ccdc121 gene encoding coiled-coil domain-containing protein 121 isoform X1: MESRGQDNQISKFRSPISGDRSSQSVRTNLVGETMIPWDVNSNHAKSYHVVPKVKTPLENDARRRQIPSTSFGANTSSEHQIHSDKRLKSRTRFVPSPRSPQPSMYLTVLNEFFKSERLTKLENKVKRRTVEALEKLSKNIEETRRRQELLLQDSKALQQEALHLETENNYFLKFLRKRNDLCKKKHEDLWNHYFQECGEMRRRKQELASMFAQQNADLQKQLLHGKSTQFQLKQQVQSLQHMNVVKKGQEMKIRALQEELADMKAVTAKRDQEAFLQFLQQKIPLDREMQELKCLQVGQGRSKEVKNKARALASTAKKVNSEICSSVCRENQELQEELVRQIREYHKLDSLKRQLENWKEKLKEEQWYQEALVRGRHQLKAERERSHD; this comes from the exons ATGGAATCCCGAGGACAGGACAACCAAATTTCAAAATTCAGAAGCCCGATATCTGGGGATAGATCCAGTCAATCTGTTAGGACTAATTTGGTAGGTGAGACCATGATACCATGGGATGTCAACTCTAACCATGCAAAGTCCTATCATGTTGTCCCCAAAGTAAAGACACCTCTTGAAAATGATGCTCGCAGAAGGCAGATACCTAGCACTAGTTTTGGGGCGAATACCTCCAGTGAACACCAAATTCACTCTGATAAACGCCTGAAGTCTAGAACCAG GTTTGTCCCGAGTCCCAGATCTCCCCAACCGTCGATGTATCTCACTGTTCTAAATGAATTTTTCAAGTCGGAGAGGCTCACAAAATTGGAGAATAAGGTAAAACGGCGGACAGTTGAGGCACTGGAGAAGCTGAGCAAGAACATCGAAGAGACCCGGCGTCggcaggagctgctgctgcaGGACAGCAAGGCACTGCAACAGGAGGCGCTCCACCTGGAGACTGAGAACAACTACTTCCTGAAGTTCCTAAGAAAGCGGAATGACCTGTGCAAGAAGAAACACGAGGACCTGTGGAATCACTATTTCCAGGAGTGCGGGGAGATGAGacggaggaaacaggaactcgcatCCATGTTTGCCCAACAGAATGCAGACCTTCAGAAGCAGCTCTTGCATGGGAAGAGCACCCAGTTCCAGTTGAAGCAGCAGGTTCAGTCACTGCAGCATATGAATGTAGTCAAGAAGGGCCAGGAGATGAAAATCCGGGCGTTACAGGAGGAGCTGGCGGACATGAAAGCGGTGACTGCTAAAAGGGACCAAGAGGCATTCTTGCAGTTCCTGCAGCAAAAGATCCCCCTAGACAGGGAGATGCAGGAACTCAAATGCCTGCAGGTGGGACAGGGCAGAAGCAAGGAGGTCAAGAATAAGGCCCGGGCCTTGGCATCAACAGCCAAGAAGGTGAATTCTGAGATTTGCTCTAGTGTCTGCAGAGAGAATCAGGAGTTACAGGAAGAATTGGTGAGGCAGATCCGGGAGTATCACAAGCTGGATTCTCTAAAGAGGCAGTTAGAGAACTGgaaagagaagctgaaggaggagCAATGGTACCAAGAAGCCTTAGTTAGGGGGAGACACCagctgaaggcagagagagagagaagtcatgATTAA
- the Ccdc121 gene encoding coiled-coil domain-containing protein 121 isoform X2, translating to MYLTVLNEFFKSERLTKLENKVKRRTVEALEKLSKNIEETRRRQELLLQDSKALQQEALHLETENNYFLKFLRKRNDLCKKKHEDLWNHYFQECGEMRRRKQELASMFAQQNADLQKQLLHGKSTQFQLKQQVQSLQHMNVVKKGQEMKIRALQEELADMKAVTAKRDQEAFLQFLQQKIPLDREMQELKCLQVGQGRSKEVKNKARALASTAKKVNSEICSSVCRENQELQEELVRQIREYHKLDSLKRQLENWKEKLKEEQWYQEALVRGRHQLKAERERSHD from the coding sequence ATGTATCTCACTGTTCTAAATGAATTTTTCAAGTCGGAGAGGCTCACAAAATTGGAGAATAAGGTAAAACGGCGGACAGTTGAGGCACTGGAGAAGCTGAGCAAGAACATCGAAGAGACCCGGCGTCggcaggagctgctgctgcaGGACAGCAAGGCACTGCAACAGGAGGCGCTCCACCTGGAGACTGAGAACAACTACTTCCTGAAGTTCCTAAGAAAGCGGAATGACCTGTGCAAGAAGAAACACGAGGACCTGTGGAATCACTATTTCCAGGAGTGCGGGGAGATGAGacggaggaaacaggaactcgcatCCATGTTTGCCCAACAGAATGCAGACCTTCAGAAGCAGCTCTTGCATGGGAAGAGCACCCAGTTCCAGTTGAAGCAGCAGGTTCAGTCACTGCAGCATATGAATGTAGTCAAGAAGGGCCAGGAGATGAAAATCCGGGCGTTACAGGAGGAGCTGGCGGACATGAAAGCGGTGACTGCTAAAAGGGACCAAGAGGCATTCTTGCAGTTCCTGCAGCAAAAGATCCCCCTAGACAGGGAGATGCAGGAACTCAAATGCCTGCAGGTGGGACAGGGCAGAAGCAAGGAGGTCAAGAATAAGGCCCGGGCCTTGGCATCAACAGCCAAGAAGGTGAATTCTGAGATTTGCTCTAGTGTCTGCAGAGAGAATCAGGAGTTACAGGAAGAATTGGTGAGGCAGATCCGGGAGTATCACAAGCTGGATTCTCTAAAGAGGCAGTTAGAGAACTGgaaagagaagctgaaggaggagCAATGGTACCAAGAAGCCTTAGTTAGGGGGAGACACCagctgaaggcagagagagagagaagtcatgATTAA